The following are encoded together in the Streptomyces flavofungini genome:
- a CDS encoding ABC transporter ATP-binding protein has translation MAEPNKLSKSAPADEPTDATPNVSEVEAVDAETPEEAVAAIEAPVERGEPILQVRNLVKHFPLTQGVIVKRQVGAVKAVDGISFDLYQGETLGIVGESGCGKSTVAKLLMTLEQATAGEVFYKGQDITKLSGRALKAVRRNIQMVFQDPYTSLNPRMTVGDIIGEPFEIHPEVAPKGDRRRKVQELLDVVGLNPEYINRYPHQFSGGQRQRIGIARGLALNPEIIICDEPVSALDVSVQAQVINLMEKLQDEFNLSYLFIAHDLSIVRHISDRVGVMYLGKMAEIGSDEQIYDHPTHPYTQALLSAVPVPDPEAREGRERIILTGDVPSPANPPSGCRFRTRCWKAQDKCAEEIPLLAIPERFVGQDTPAAHESACHFAEEKDVVHAA, from the coding sequence ATGGCTGAGCCCAACAAGCTCTCCAAATCCGCCCCGGCGGACGAGCCGACGGACGCCACGCCGAACGTCTCCGAGGTGGAAGCGGTCGACGCGGAGACGCCCGAGGAGGCGGTGGCCGCCATCGAGGCCCCCGTCGAGCGCGGCGAACCGATCCTCCAGGTGCGCAACCTGGTGAAGCACTTCCCGCTCACCCAGGGAGTCATCGTCAAGCGCCAGGTCGGTGCGGTGAAGGCGGTCGACGGGATCTCCTTCGACCTCTACCAGGGCGAGACGCTGGGCATCGTGGGCGAGTCGGGCTGCGGCAAGTCGACGGTGGCCAAGCTGCTCATGACCCTGGAGCAGGCCACGGCCGGGGAGGTCTTCTACAAGGGCCAGGACATCACCAAGCTGTCCGGGCGCGCGCTGAAGGCGGTCCGCCGGAACATCCAGATGGTGTTCCAGGACCCGTACACCTCGCTCAACCCCCGTATGACAGTGGGCGACATCATCGGGGAGCCGTTCGAGATCCACCCGGAGGTGGCGCCGAAGGGCGACCGCCGCCGCAAGGTCCAGGAGCTCCTCGACGTCGTCGGCCTCAACCCCGAGTACATCAACCGCTACCCGCACCAGTTCTCGGGCGGTCAGCGCCAGCGCATCGGCATCGCGCGCGGCCTGGCGCTCAACCCCGAGATCATCATCTGCGACGAGCCGGTCTCGGCCCTGGACGTGTCCGTCCAGGCCCAGGTCATCAACCTGATGGAGAAGCTCCAGGACGAGTTCAACCTGTCCTACCTCTTCATCGCGCACGACCTGTCGATTGTCCGGCACATCTCGGACCGCGTGGGCGTGATGTACCTCGGCAAGATGGCGGAGATCGGCTCCGACGAGCAGATCTACGACCACCCGACGCACCCGTACACGCAGGCGCTCCTCTCGGCCGTCCCGGTCCCCGACCCGGAGGCCCGCGAGGGCCGCGAGCGCATCATCCTCACCGGAGACGTCCCGTCCCCGGCGAACCCGCCGTCCGGCTGTCGCTTCCGCACCCGCTGCTGGAAGGCGCAGGACAAGTGCGCGGAGGAGATCCCGCTGCTCGCGATCCCGGAGCGCTTCGTCGGCCAGGACACTCCTGCCGCCCACGAGTCGGCGTGCCACTTCGCGGAGGAGAAGGACGTCGTGCACGCGGCATAG
- a CDS encoding ABC transporter ATP-binding protein produces the protein MTIIDKPADVPAPRSGGEKSGRLLDVKDLHVEFHTRDGVVKAVNGVNYSVDAGETLAVLGESGSGKSVTAQAIMGILDMPPGKIPQGEIVFRGQDMLKLSNEERRKIRGRKIAMIFQDALSSLNPVLSVGYQLGEMFRVHEGLSRKEAKAKAVELMDRVKIPAAKQRVSDYPHQFSGGMRQRIMIAMALALEPDLIIADEPTTALDVTVQAQVMDLLAELQREYNMGLILITHDLGVVADVADKIAVMYAGRIVETAPVHELYKRPAHPYTRGLLDSIPRLDQKGSELYAIKGLPPNLLKIPSGCAFNPRCPKAQDICRTEVPPLVPVTERDGAELVGRGSACHFWKETIHG, from the coding sequence GTGACCATCATCGACAAACCCGCGGACGTCCCCGCCCCCCGCTCGGGCGGGGAAAAGAGCGGCCGGCTGCTCGACGTGAAGGACCTGCACGTCGAGTTCCACACCCGCGACGGAGTGGTCAAGGCCGTCAACGGCGTCAACTACAGCGTGGACGCGGGCGAGACGCTCGCCGTGCTCGGCGAGTCCGGCTCGGGCAAGTCCGTGACCGCGCAGGCCATCATGGGCATCCTCGACATGCCGCCCGGAAAGATCCCGCAGGGCGAGATCGTCTTCCGGGGCCAGGACATGCTCAAGTTGTCCAACGAGGAGCGCAGGAAGATCCGCGGACGCAAGATCGCGATGATCTTCCAGGACGCGCTGTCGTCCCTGAACCCGGTGCTCTCCGTCGGCTACCAGCTCGGCGAGATGTTCCGGGTGCACGAGGGCCTGAGCCGCAAGGAAGCCAAGGCCAAGGCCGTCGAGCTCATGGACCGGGTGAAGATCCCGGCCGCCAAGCAGCGCGTGAGCGACTACCCGCACCAGTTCTCCGGCGGTATGCGCCAGCGCATCATGATCGCGATGGCGCTCGCCCTGGAGCCGGACCTGATCATCGCCGACGAGCCGACCACGGCCCTCGACGTGACGGTCCAGGCACAGGTCATGGACCTGCTCGCCGAGCTCCAGCGCGAGTACAACATGGGTCTGATCCTCATCACCCATGACCTCGGCGTGGTCGCGGACGTGGCGGACAAGATCGCCGTCATGTACGCGGGCCGGATCGTGGAGACGGCCCCGGTGCACGAGCTGTACAAGCGCCCGGCGCACCCCTACACGCGGGGTCTGCTCGACTCGATCCCGCGCCTGGACCAGAAGGGCTCGGAGCTCTACGCGATCAAGGGTCTGCCGCCCAACCTGCTCAAGATCCCGAGCGGTTGCGCGTTCAACCCGCGCTGCCCGAAGGCGCAGGACATCTGCCGTACCGAGGTCCCGCCGCTCGTCCCCGTCACGGAGCGGGACGGCGCGGAGCTCGTGGGCCGCGGCAGCGCGTGCCACTTCTGGAAGGAGACGATCCATGGCTGA